In Bacteroidia bacterium, one genomic interval encodes:
- a CDS encoding PDDEXK nuclease domain-containing protein, translating into MKLSKNKYNDLLDNIGSTLQKARENAIKAINTELVKANWEIGRHIVEYEQQGKERAEYGTELLVSLSKDLKTRFGKGFSRSSLQLMRLFYIKYPNFQTMFGKSEIRQTVSGKSAKRQTVSGILLSWSHYAELLTVSDDLARSFYEKQSIKENWSFREMKRQIDSALFQRLALSTDKKGVLALAKKGHELISAKDAVKDPYVFEFLELPKDGIIKERGLEKKLIDNLQKFLLELGKGFSFVARQFKITVDNEHNFIDLVFYHRILKCFVLIDLKTKKVTHKDIGQMNLYLNYFKEEENTEGDNEPIGIIIATDKHEFTVKYATGGLTNKIFVSKYQLYLPDQKALEQKVKEIIDND; encoded by the coding sequence ATGAAACTATCAAAGAACAAATACAACGATTTACTTGATAACATTGGTTCAACCTTGCAAAAAGCAAGAGAGAATGCAATTAAAGCAATCAATACAGAGTTAGTGAAAGCCAATTGGGAAATAGGCAGACACATTGTTGAATATGAGCAGCAAGGAAAAGAGCGGGCAGAGTATGGAACGGAATTGTTGGTTTCTCTTTCCAAAGACTTAAAGACGAGATTCGGTAAAGGATTCAGTCGTTCAAGCCTTCAACTGATGCGGCTTTTCTATATCAAATACCCGAATTTCCAGACGATGTTCGGAAAATCTGAAATTCGCCAGACAGTGTCTGGCAAATCTGCAAAACGCCAGACAGTGTCCGGCATATTGCTGAGTTGGAGCCACTATGCTGAATTACTCACGGTTTCGGACGACTTGGCAAGAAGTTTCTACGAGAAACAGAGTATTAAAGAAAACTGGAGTTTCAGAGAAATGAAACGGCAGATTGATTCCGCTTTGTTTCAACGATTGGCATTAAGCACCGACAAGAAAGGTGTGTTGGCATTAGCAAAGAAAGGACATGAACTAATTTCAGCAAAGGATGCAGTGAAAGACCCTTATGTTTTTGAATTTCTTGAATTGCCGAAAGACGGCATCATTAAAGAAAGAGGGCTTGAAAAGAAACTCATTGACAACTTGCAGAAATTTCTGTTGGAACTTGGGAAAGGTTTTTCATTCGTGGCAAGACAATTTAAAATCACAGTTGACAACGAACACAATTTTATTGACCTTGTTTTTTATCATCGCATTTTAAAATGTTTTGTGCTGATTGATTTGAAAACAAAAAAAGTAACACACAAGGACATCGGGCAGATGAATCTATATCTGAACTACTTTAAAGAAGAAGAAAATACCGAAGGAGACAATGAACCAATCGGAATTATCATTGCCACAGATAAACATGAATTCACAGTAAAGTATGCAACTGGTGGATTGACCAATAAAATTTTCGTTTCAAAATATCAGTTGTATTTACCTGACCAAAAAGCGTTAGAACAAAAAGTAAAGGAAATAATTGACAATGATTAG